The DNA sequence GACAAGTGGATATAAAGGAAAGTTTAGTAAGTTGACCTTCTTAGGCTGATCCCTGACAATTTTCATAGCTTCTTTTCTTAGGCTTTCATTAGGAGGACGATGTCGACGAACAACAAAATCCATGGAGGGGCCAACTTCTACCAGCTCCATCCTTGGTACTATTGTGCCAGATTTTTTCAGCCGCAGTGCACAGTGAGTAAAGAACACTCTATTTGATGATACAGCTGTACATACATATGTACGATCTATTCCTGAAAGATTTAAATTTTCCACGACCTGAACATACAGACATGTTTTGTAAGCATATATttgtgaaaaaacaaaattctaaacGTGGAGACAAGCTGCAGAGAACCACCTCTCCTCGCAACAGATCAAGCAGAACTTCTTTCAAATGCTTAAGCTCTTCTACGTTCTCAAATCCTTCTCCAATAAAAGCAATGAAAGGCTTTGACCCTGCCTGTGGAGCTAGTTTTTTATCATACGTAAATGTTTCCATTGGCTTAAAATTTTCAACTCCAACTTCTACAAGATCATATATATGATGATCATAAGTTCTCCCAATTACAAGATTATCAGGCCTTTTCTTTGAGTGAGAACCAAACTGCAAAGATACAAGCAGCAAAAGACATCAAAACAGAACATTTCAGTGCAGAACCATTAACAGATACAAAACGAACACTACAGTTTGTTTCACCTTCAACACCCTATTTAACGTCATGGAGTCAGTGTTACATATCATACAGGGAGATGATAaagaattgaaattattaaaatacaagaatGTTATCTGTTAGTGTTATCGCTAGTTCCTGCACAATTTCGAACTATGGTAAGAAAAGTTCCAAAACTAATGACTACAAAATTGGGAGTTCATGATTCATATTACAcaataagaaaaattttaaggaACTACCGGCAAActgcaaaaattgaaaaacaatacacagaaaaaaatgggaaaaaaaaatacccaCTAATGTAGAGAAGATCAACAGGATCTATGCAACTTCATCTACACATATTTTCAATTAAGCTcgtaaaaaacaaattgatttgTGTAAGGATAGCAAATCAGTAGTTGTGCTGTAAACAGATCCATATTAAACATTAGCATAAAAATGGGCATGAAAACGTAGCTTTGTACTTACCACGAATATGCTGCAGTCTGTTTTGAGAGAGAAAAACTCCAAGGAAGTTTCGCCACCGCTTTCAAAAGGCCTAATATCTGCATTCTTCCGGCTGTATTTCACCGCAGAATCCTTCTTTAGGTGGTAAATTTGCGTCAATACAGAGTTCAACACGTTGCTCGTCTTTGTGCCGTGAAGAATCAGCGTCTTCTTCCCGTTCTCTTCCTGCAAAGATGCATAAAAAAGATGAAACCCAAAAGTTGAATtcccaaaaagaataaaaacggTAACAAACAGATAAGCTTTTTGAACAAGTGGTTTCGTTTCCATAGGCCTCAGCGTGCTCGAAAATAGTATAGATAAGCATATCAtctcgaaaaaaaaaagatttcgaTTCTCGGGGTTGTTTTTCCAGCAATAACTTTCTCTGTAAACAAACAATGATCCTGTACGAAAATACAGAATTTGGGAACTCACAAGCTTAGGCGCGCGTTTCTTAAGCTCTCGCCTAGCCTTTCCTGTCTTGGGAGTTTTTACTTTCAACATGATTGGCTTCAACCACAGCTAACAGCAAAGGGAAGAAGGAGAGTGAGAACCAAATAAATTCCAAGCAAAGCAAAACGTAACTCAGCTTTAACTCTTATACCAAATAAATTCCAAGTCTAGGGTTTTTCTGCTCTATGCTGGGGAGATGACTAGGGTTTTTGGGCCCATTTAATCATCAACATTGGATATGGGCCTCAGGCTATTATCAGGTCAATGGGCCCATGGAACCAGGCCCCAAATTTTTCCCCTTGTTGCCCGCCATGTCTCTGCTTGGTccctccttttttttgttttgacggTCTAAAGCTAATATACAAtcattctatataatatttaaaaaataaaaataaaaataaaaagaaataaaaaaaccatgTTTTCTTTATCGATTCATGAAAGCTCGTTGTTATAAGAACGAGCTTCGCTGATATATCACTTCTCTTTCTGCTCATTCGTAAATTGCTAATTTCTTCA is a window from the Ziziphus jujuba cultivar Dongzao chromosome 11, ASM3175591v1 genome containing:
- the LOC107432132 gene encoding ribosome production factor 2 homolog, with the protein product MLKVKTPKTGKARRELKKRAPKLEENGKKTLILHGTKTSNVLNSVLTQIYHLKKDSAVKYSRKNADIRPFESGGETSLEFFSLKTDCSIFVFGSHSKKRPDNLVIGRTYDHHIYDLVEVGVENFKPMETFTYDKKLAPQAGSKPFIAFIGEGFENVEELKHLKEVLLDLLRGEVVENLNLSGIDRTYVCTAVSSNRVFFTHCALRLKKSGTIVPRMELVEVGPSMDFVVRRHRPPNESLRKEAMKIVRDQPKKVKNVSQDPVTGKIAKVYMPDQKVREMNLPNKAKGVKRERREAKRKNEGNEHASKRQKEDS